The following are encoded in a window of Falco biarmicus isolate bFalBia1 chromosome 8, bFalBia1.pri, whole genome shotgun sequence genomic DNA:
- the LOC130153606 gene encoding protocadherin alpha-2-like, which translates to MCQRGVKEGAWWKKKGKGRKEKGTEGKNETDKGEKEEAEEAEGEKSRKRRKERGKRREEKELWEERRGPYEMKRQKEEEEEEGRHASQRQAVRRRTARGRGGGSSRASGGRWPARVRGRCRGACEAAEQHTVSLQAQERRRSGAAAPPRCGGEPGCERGGGGAARCGQQSRRVRAAAGSRAGRAAGAMGVWWAPAVRVLVLQAAWALGGGQVRYSVPEEAKAGTVVGRLAQDLGLEAGEAEARRLRLVAQGRRASVEVSGASGALVVSSRLDREELCGKSAPCALRLEVLVERPLRVFHVELEVTDINDNAPLFPAARKNLSIAEFTTLPGSRFPLEGASDADIGANAQLSYALSPNEHFALDLHRSEEYRESLFLVLAKPLDRESVAVHRLVLTASDGGRPPLTGTVELVISVLDANDNAPQFNQSVYKAQLPESATEGTLVARVNATDPDEGSNREMTFTSNNVFPLKGLNFFILNPKSGEIRLTGALDFEDVRSYEIQVEATDKGTPPLSGHCKVVVEVLDVNDNAPEVWVTSLSVPVPEDAAVGTVVALLSVSDRDSGANGRVRCAVWPASPFGLVATFAGSYSLVLREALDRERVAEYEVEVRAEDGGAPPLRASRGVRVPVSDVNDNAPAFAQAVYTVLARENNAAGAELARLWARDPDEAGNGRVSYSVAEGGGGAVSGGVWRSASSYVSVDAESGRLWALQPLDYEELQVLQFEVRAVDAGEPPLCGNATVQLFVVDENDNAPALLPPAGGGPGPGAAGEAASGPGSGALWAWAAWGAPAGQVVAKIRAVDADSGYNAWLRYELWEPRGKGPFRVGLYSGEVSTARALEEADGPRQRLVIVVRDHGEPARSVTATLSVSLVEGAEAALAAAGSSGPGPGLRAAAGAEGGAAAAAAASTNVWLVVAICAVSSLFLLAVVLYGASRWAPRAAVLSGPGPATLVCASEVGSWSYSQRQSRSLCVTDGAGKSDLMVFSPNFPPPPGPAAKETQPEPPALLDTVSAPPFPAPSRDAPAPLSPLLPAPLAGGGGGHAQPPMPEGGGR; encoded by the coding sequence ATGTGCCAGCGTGGGGTAAAGGAGGGGGCATggtggaaaaagaagggaaaggggcGTAAAGAAAAGGGCACGGAAGGCAAGAACGAAACGGAtaagggagagaaggaggaggcGGAAGAGGCggaaggagaaaagagcagaaagagaagaaaggaacgaggcaagagaagggaagaaaaggaattgtgggaagaaagaaggggacCGTACGAAATGAAACGtcagaaagaggaggaagaggaggaaggcaggcatgCAAGCCAAAGGCAGGCAGTGAGGAGACGGACAGCAAGAGGAAGAGGCGGGGGGAGCAGCCGAGCGAGCGGTGGGAGGTGGCCGGCGCGGGTCCGCGGTCGCTGTCGGGGAGCGTGCGAGGCGGCGGAGCAGCACACGGTGTCGCTGCAGGCTCAGGAacggcggcggagcggcgcggcggctCCGCCCCGGTGCGGCGGAGAGCCCGGCTGTGagcgcggggggggcggcgcggcgcggtgcggtCAGCAGAGCCGGCGCGtccgggcggcggcggggagccgtgcggggcgggcggcgggtgCGATGGGCGTGTGGTGGGCGCCCGCGGTgcgggtgctggtgctgcaggcgGCCTGGGCGCTGGGCGGCGGGCAGGTGCGCTACTCGGTGCCGGAGGAAGCCAAGGCCGGGACGGTGGTGGGCCGCCTGGCGCAGGACCTGGGCCTGGAGGCGGGCGAGGCGGAGGCGCGGCGGCTGCGGCTGGTGGCGCAGGGCCGGCGGGCGAGCGTGGAGGTGAGCGGGGCGAGCGGGGCGCTGGTGGTGAGCTCGCGGCTGGACCGGGAGGAGCTGTGCGGGAAGAGCGCGCCGTGCGCCCTGcgcctggaggtgctggtggagcGGCCGCTGCGCGTCTTCCACGTGGAGCTGGAGGTCACCGACATCAACGACAACGCCCCGCTCTTCCCCGCCGCCCGCAAAAACCTCAGCATCGCAGAATTCACCACGCTGCCGGGGTCCCGGTTCCCGCTGGAGGGCGCGTCGGATGCAGATATCGGAGCCAACGCGCAGCTCTCCTATGCGCTCAGCCCCAACGAGCATTTCGCTCTGGATTTGCATCGCAGTGAAGAGTACCGAGAATCTCTGTTCCTGGTTCTTGCGAAACCGCTGGACCGCGAGTCGGTGGCTGTGCACCGTCTGGTGCTGACGGCGAGTGACGGGGGCCGGCCGCCGCTGACGGGCACGGTGGAGCTGGTTATCTCGGTACTGGACGCCAACGACAACGCGCCCCAGTTCAACCAGTCGGTATATAAAGCGCAGCTGCCGGAGAGCGCTACCGAGGGGACGCTGGTGGCGCGGGTGAACGCCACGGATCCGGACGAGGGAAGCAACAGGGAAATGACTTTTACATCAAACAATGTTTTTCCCCTAAAGGggttaaatttttttattttaaatccgAAGTCGGGTGAGATCCGTCTGACGGGCGCCCTGGACTTTGAAGACGTCCGTTCATACGAGATCCAGGTTGAAGCAACAGACAAAGGGACGCCGCCGCTGTCGGGTCACTGcaaggtggtggtggaggtgcTGGACGTGAACGACAACGCGCCGGAGGTGTGGGTGACGTCGCTGTCGGTGCCGGTGCCGGAGGACGCGGCGGTGGGGACGGTGGTGGCGCTGCTGAGCGTGTCGGACCGGGACTCGGGGGCGAACGGTCGCGTGCGGTGCGCGGTGTGGCCGGCGTCGCCGTTCGGGCTGGTGGCGACGTTCGCGGGCTCGTACTCGCTGGTGCTGCGGGAGGCGCTGGACCGCGAGCGGGTGGCGGAGTACGAGGTGGAGGTGCGGGCGGAGGACGGCGGGGCGCCGCCGCTGCGCGCCAGCCGCGGGGTGCGCGTGCCGGTGTCGGACGTGAACGACAACGCGCCGGCGTTCGCGCAGGCCGTGTACACGGTGCTGGCGCGGGAGAACAACGCGGCGGGCGCGGAGCTGGCGCGGCTGTGGGCGCGGGACCCGGACGAGGCGGGCAACGGGCGCGTGAGCTACTCGGTggcggagggcggcggcggcgcggtgTCGGGCGGGGTGTGGCGGTCGGCGTCGAGCTACGTGTCGGTGGACGCGGAGAGCGGTCGGCTGTGGGCGCTGCAGCCGCTGGACTAcgaggagctgcaggtgctgcagttCGAGGTGCGGGCGGTGGACGCGGGGGAGCCGCCGCTGTGCGGCAACGCGACGGTGCAGCTCTTCGTGGTGGACGAGAACGACAACGCGCCGgcgctgctgcctcctgccggcggcgggccgggccccggggccgcgggcgAGGCGGCGTCGGGGCCGGGCTCGGGGGCGCTGTGGGCGTGGGCGGCGTGGGGGGCGCCGGCGGGGCAGGTGGTGGCGAAGATCCGCGCGGTGGACGCGGACTCGGGCTACAACGCGTGGCTGCGCTACGAGCTGTGGGAGCCGCGGGGGAAGGGCCCGTTCCGCGTGGGGCTGTACAGCGGCGAGGTGAGCACGGCGCGGGCGCTGGAGGAGGCGGACGGCCCGCGGCAGCGGCTGGTCATCGTGGTGCGGGACCACGGGGAGCCGGCGCGCTCGGTCACGGCCACGCTGAGCGTGTCGCTGGTGGAGGGCGCCGAGGCGGCGCTGGCGGCCGCGGGCTCgtcggggccggggccggggctgcgtgcggcggcgggcgcggagggcggcgcggcggcggcggcggcggcgtcGACGAACGTGTGGCTGGTGGTGGCCATCTGCGCGGTGTCGAGCCTGTTCCTGCTGGCCGTGGTGCTGTACGGGGCGTCGCGGTGGGCGCCGCGGGCGGCCGTGCTGTCGGGGCCCGGGCCGGCGACGCTGGTGTGCGCCAGCGAGGTGGGGAGCTGGTCGTACTCGCAGCGCCAGAGCCGGAGCCTGTGCGTGACGGACGGCGCGGGCAAGAGCGACCTGATGGTTTTCAGCCCCAActtcccgccgccgcccggccccgcggcgaAGGAGACGCAGCCGGAGCCGCCCGCTCTGCTGGACACGGTCAGtgccccccccttccccgcccctTCCCGCGACGCCCCTGCCCCTCTGTCGCCCTTGTTGCCCGCCCCCCTGGCCGGCGGTGGCGGTGGCCATGCTCAGCCCCCGATGCCCGAGGGTGGTGGTCGCTGA